The Paramisgurnus dabryanus chromosome 6, PD_genome_1.1, whole genome shotgun sequence genome has a window encoding:
- the calr3b gene encoding calreticulin 3b, whose product MQIKMLCQIVSVALLALSVNAAVYFQEQFLDGDAWKSRWVNSEHKSDYGEFKLTAGNFYGDAEKDKGLQTSQDAHFYATSARFEPFSNEGKSLVIQFTVKHEQKIDCGGGYVKVFPADLNQVEMHGDSQYYIMFGPDICGYSTKKVHVIFNYKGKNHLIKKEIKCKDDELTHLYTLILNPDQTYEVKIDNEKVESGSLEEDWDILPPKTIKDPNAKKPEDWDDRAKIDDETDTKPEDWDQPENIPDPDAKKPEDWDEDMDGEWEPAVIPNPEYKGEWKPKQIDNPNYKGVWVHPEIDNPEYSADAEIYKFDNIGVLGLDLWQVKSGTIFDNFLITDDVKAAEEIGNETWGATKGPEKKMKEEQDEKKRKEEEEKNKEQSTEADEDEEEEGGEEEEEDETDELPEEEGDDETIPKDEL is encoded by the exons atgcaGATTAAGATGTTGTGTCAAATTGTTTCTGTCGCATTGTTGGCGCTTTCTGTTAATGCAGCCGTCTATTTTCAAGAGCAGTTTCTGGATGGAG ATGCCTGGAAAAGTCGGTGGGTGAATTCTGAACACAAATCCGATTACGGGGAGTTTAAACTGACTGCTGGTAACTTCTATGGGGATGCGGAGAAAGATAAAG GTCTGCAAACCAGTCAGGATGCCCATTTCTATGCCACCTCTGCCCGCTTCGAGCCCTTCAGCAATGAAGGCAAATCCCTGGTGATCCAGTTTACCGTCAAACACGAGCAGAAGATTGACTGTGGTGGTGGATATGTTAAAGTCTTTCCTGCTGATCTCAACCAGGTTGAAATGCATGGAGACTCCCAGTATTACATCATGTTCG GACCCGATATCTGTGGCTACAGCACTAAGAAGGTTCATGTTATCTTCAACTACAAAGGGAAGAATCACCTTATCAAAAAAGAAATCAAATGCAAG GATGATGAACTGACTCACTTGTACACACTGATCCTGAATCCAGATCAGACTTATGAGGTAAAGATCGACAATGAAAAAGTGGAATCCGGATCTCTGGAGGAGGATTGGGACATCCTGCCCCCAAAAACGATCAAGGACCCCAACGCTAAGAAACCCGAAGATTGGGACGATCGTGCAAAGATCGATGATGAGACTGACACTAAACCTGAG GACTGGGATCAGCCTGAGAATATTCCTGATCCTGATGCTAAGAAGCCAGAAGACTGGGATGAGGATATGGATGGCGAGTGGGAACCTGCCGTGATCCCGAACCCAGAGTATAAG GGTGAGTGGAAACCAAAACAGATCGACAACCCAAACTACAAAGGAGTTTGGGTGCACCCCGAGATCGACAACCCCGAGTACAGCGCCGACGCCGAGATCTACAAATTTGACAACATTGGAGTACTTGGGTTGGATCTCTGGCAG GTGAAGTCTGGCACTATTTTCGACAACTTCCTGATCACAGATGATGTGAAGGCAGCTGAAGAGATTGGAAATGAAACGTGGGGTGCTACAAAG GGTCCTGAGAAGAAGATGAAAGAAGAACAGGATGAGAAGAAAAGGAAAGAGGAAGAGGAGAAAAACAAGGAGCAGAGCACAGAAGCTGATGAAGATGAAGAAGAGGAAGGaggagaggaagaggaggaagatGAGACAGACGAGCTTCCAGAAGAGGAAGGAGATGATGAGACAATTCCCAAGGATGAACTATAA